The genomic window aattatatatattttttactttatctACGagtttagtatttatttttaccattttaATAATGAATTTATAAGTAATATAGTAGCGTAAAATTGTATATGTAgattatatttcatttttaccaaaaaatatgCATTATCATGCACATcattaaaaataggaacaaaatctTGCCAAAAATTGGAGATCAAAATTACATTACTTCGTGACTTATAGGttttttcaaattgaaataTGCATCTATTTTATTTCTAGCCTGAGAAACGTAAAAAACTCTtgaatttttcctttttcttttttatatattccatttcaaatatttaacttcattaattatttatgtatcAATAGGTAGGTAAATGGGTTGGGATGATTTTTGCCTTATACTCTCAATTCTCCGCAAAAAACTACAGAATCCTACTTCTGGCCCCCGACATACATGTGCACCTCCTGATATTTCGAATTTAAAGCGAGTGTGTAAATAACAAAAATGGGAGGGAAATAGTTTGCTTTCTAGAATGCAAAATGCACCTGAGTTCTCTTTATAGCTAGCAAACTGCAACCgagttcactttttagataGCAAACTGCAGTGAGTTTGCTTTCTAGAATGCGAATTACAgttgagttcgctttctagaatgaGAACTCATTTTTTCATTCTAGGGGTAAATTTGAGCAAAAAATATTGACACTCGCTACTTAGAGTACGAAAAAGTGCTCACATCCTAAAAAGCGAGAGGGTTAGTATTGAATTTCAAAGGGTGACCAAAGATATTCATGAGGTGCGAAAAGTTGGATTCAAAACTACACCCACTCTTAAACCCATTTGGGTTTGAAAATTAAGCACCCATTCTCACTCCCTACATTTTACATGGGTGAGTTTTCCCCCACCTCCCCCGGTTTATATAGTAAGATAATACTCTATCCggttattaatatatgaaatttttactttttagattcatggaatgattgatgtatttggtctaaaaaatGGGTCTGATACACCAatcattctatgaatctaaaaaataaaagtgctCTTATATAAAGGATTAGAGAGAATATATACTGCATTAGACTAGTACTAGTGTATTAAaatatactcttttttttggtacattaaaaTATACTCTCTTTATGATAGTTTgtaaataaaattgtattttttagatttaatgtaTTTGTGCTCATGCCAAAAAACAACGACGACATGACAAGAGGGAAATAAGCAGCCGGAAATGGTGGTGCGACGACGACATGACAATAGGGGAAATAAGCGGCCGAAAATGGTGGTGGAACGGTGAGAAGGAAACAAGGCGAGCGAGAAGAAAACATAGGCTTTGCTTGCATACGACACACTCACTTAAAGAATATTTTAATCACATCGACACATTTTTTATCCAATGGCTACAAATTATTCTTATCATTCTCATATAAATATGTCATTATCACTTGGTATGTCCTctctatatataaattattttttatttaatatcaaattattttattatttatattttagttaaaaaattttttaagaaaaatattaattaatgtttctggaacactaattaaaaaatcaaaaatagtaaaataattgtGTAACTTGTataattaaacttttaaaaatattatttttagaacaaaatttatttattttgtattcaATAATTAGTACCCGTGTCCAAACATCTATTAGTATCactcaatttttaaataaagttcATCTTAACATGTGAttttagggcacatgttaaagatcttaaaaaaaactagtaaatatttattataaatgTCAATATTTAcacatttaaaaaattgtatacacaatttataaaatatattttttatctttgatcacattttcaaataataataacaacactcataataataaaataataatgtttgTTGCAGTTGCAATGGCAGTACTTGATAGCGTGTAACTATGTAAGTAGTGTACTGTTTCTGACTTCTGTTCTTTCTTCGTACTTCTATATACTAGTACTCCATTAAAATACTCCCTGTGTAACTCTGTAAGGAGTAGtctacttcttttttttcctcatttacgtttcttattttaaatatatagttctttaacaaaaaataaataaatactagtactagtactatCTTAGTATTTAAAAGTATTTCGttcaatattttgaaattttttttaaaaatcatttttacttAAAACTTTTGTTCGGTTAACTATTACTcctataaaagtaaaaaataacgGATAACTGATAAATTATTAGAATTTGTAGTGTTAGATAATTTGCCGCTAAACTatcttataagtatgaaattacataatgtttaattaatattaacatCTATTTGAAATAACTCTTAAATAGATAttgagtctaactcatccttacaaaaccagctgataatatataaatacttaattaggtcatctctcaaccaatgtgagactcttaacaataacatctaaaaaataagctataaactaataaaataaaataaaaattcttaatAAAAGAAACCCTTATCAAATAGAGCTTTTAGCTTTATCAGCTACTATAAGCTTATTTGTATCCAAAACAGGGTCTTACTGTGTTTTTTATCTCTAATTAGTTAAGGAAGtaatataatgataaaataGTAAAGCTGCAAAGTGTAGAAGTTGTTGGTAGTAGCATGCACACTGCTTCTTGCTGTTTCAAGCAAAGAGAAACAAGAGAGAGAcacagagagagagaaagagagagaatatCACTGTTTCAGAATGTGATGTGATGAGTGGTTTCACTCAAAGGTTGGTTTCTTTTtagaaatatagaaaaaataaaaaatgactcATTGTGCTTAGATACGCGTGCTTTGATGCAAACTCATCAAAGTTTTTCTCTTTTGTAGTTTGCTTTTTGACAATTAATCAAAGATCTGtactttgaccttttttttcaCCAGTTTTTGTTCCTTTGTTCACTCTTTTTCACAttacttattttcttttctttttctcagaCAACAACAAATTCAGATTCTCTTCTTAAGAATATTACTATTCATTATTATGATCATCAAAATGGACCCTTGTTTTGTAGGGTACTACCCTTTTgttttttctacttttctttctttcttaagtcaataaaacaaaatggggtggttttgattaattaattggtCAAGAATATCATATAAAGTTTGTTCCTTTATGTGTGTTTGTTTGGTGGTAGTGATGTTGTAGCTTGTTAATTAATTTAGGACTTCAAAACTCAGTTTCCACTTATTAGGATGAGTTCCTTAGAAGAAAAGGTTAAAAGTGTTGGAGCTGCAGGAGTTGGAGGAGGACTTGTTGCTGAGATGAAATTGCTTAAAGAAATGCAGGAACATTGTGGTATGTTAATCatcataattaattattatatggtttcatatttttcttagtAAAAATAGAgactttgtttttatattttgttaatttttgtttagggGTAAGAAAGACTTTAAATTCAGAGTTATGGCATGCTTGTGCTGGCCCTCTTGTGTCTTTGCCTCAAGTGGGTGGTCTTGTTTATTACTTCCCTCAAGGACATAGTGAACAGGTGAATGAATGAATCTCATTTTGAAAGTGCTTTTTTTTATGGATTCCATGCTTTGTTAAGTTTGCATGATTCTAGTTTCTATTGGTtagttgaaagttgaaacatttgtttacattttgtgtttgtgtttttccTTTAAAGGTTGCAGCTTCTACTAGAAGAACAGCAACCTCACAGATTCCAAACTACCCTAATCTTCCATCTCAGTTGTTGTGTCAAGTTCAAAATGTCACATTACATGTGAGTGTTTACCACTTTTTCTTGTTGCATTTCTTCTTAAACACTCATTTCAACTTCAACGTTTTAAccttttgatgatgatgaattgatGATAGGCTGATAAGGAGACAGATGAAATCTATGCTCAAATAACTCTCCAACCATTGAATTCTGTAAGCTATAATAAATCTTAGTAGTTCTAGAATTGTTTTTGTTATTGGACATCTAAATGTTACTGATTAAGATTATTTGTGATGTTTTGTTCATTTCTTTGTGTTAGGAAAAAGAAGTGTTTCCTATATCTGAGTTTGGACTAAGCAAAAGTAAACATCCAACTGAGTTTTTCTGCAAAACTTTGACTGCTAGTGATACTAGCACACATGGTGGCTTTTCTGTTCCGCGCAGGGCAGCGGAGAAGCTATTTCCTCCTTTGGTAAGGCTATATATATCACTAGATGGTTGTAAACCCTCTTTTGGCTGTACCTGAATCCTCATTTGATTAGTGTGTTTTGGTTTCAGGATTACACAATTCAACCACCGACACAAGAACTTGTTGTTCGAGATTTGCATGATAATACATGGACATTTCGACATATCTACCGAGGTGGGTGAGGATGATTTTTGCATCTATGTAGCTCCTAGTCCTAGCACAAACACTTCAGATAAAAGCCGTGTTCGGTGTCTGATATGTGTCGCTCAGACACTGACTTTTCACCAACACATGTAGTTACAttcaaaatttacaatttttcaaattattttcagtGTTGGTTTGTCCGTGTTGGTTTTGCGTCGGGTGTCTATGTTTGTGCTTCGTAGTTCTGCATTCAACTAATGAATCTATTTTTGTGGTTATGGATAACATTTTGTACTAGTTTAACTGCAACTCCAAGCTTCTTTTCGCTGGAATTTATTATTGTTTGCTTTTCAATGTTGTTATTATCTTAACCTTGAACACATTTATTCTTTAAAGAACCATACGAGGTTagatccttaatttttttttctacattaTGCATGTAGGTCAGCCGAAGAGACACCTTCTCACAACGGGGTGGAGCTTGTTTGTAGGCTCAAAAAGGCTTCGAGCAGGTGATTCTGTTCTTTTTATCAGGTAAGTTTTGTTGGCTTCATTTTTGTCGTGTAGGTACAACATGATATGAAAATCATTATAGTTATCTGTATATAGGTTGAATAACTATTTTGCAAAAATTCTTCTAACTAACCATGTATTTTCTCCCTTCATGATGACATTGTACTGTAATGGATTTTAATAATGTGAAAAATGTGGAATTCAGATTGGCAACTTATTTTACATTATGACTAATAAACATGTTTACATAATTTACTTCATACTAAATGTGATGTGTTAATTGTTAAAGGGATGAGAAATCGCAATTGCGAGTTGGTGTCAGGCGTGCTAATCGTCAACAGACAACACTACCATCATCAGTACTTTCTGCCGATAGCATGCACATTGGCGTGCTTGCTGCTGCAGCTCATGCTGCTGCTAATCGAAGTCCATTCACAATTTTCTACAATCCAAGGTATACCTACCTATATATGTTCATACCCTCAcctaatatatttcatttttagatGCAATTGTGGTACTAATTTCTTGTTGAGTGTATTATCTGCAGGGCATGTCCTTCAGATTTTGTTATTCCACTGGCAAAATACAGAAAATCTGTTTACGGGACTCAGCTCTCGGTTGGCATGAGATTTGGTATGATGTTTGAGACCGAGGAATCGGGAAAGCGCAGGTAACTTCCCGAATGCTTGGTATGCTGAATTTTTTTGATGTGAAATGTGTAGTCCTGAACTAACAGCATAAGCTGATATATCTCATCTTTTTCTGCAGATATATGGGCACAATTGTCGGTATCGGTGATGTCGATCCATTAAGGTGGCCTGGTTCAAAGTGGCGAAATATTCAGGTAGAATAAATTCTAGTATCCCAATCATTAAGATCTATCATTCATGATTAAGCATATGGTTTAAACTaatctaatatttttataaaacattcTATTTTGAACCTTAATCTTAGTGAAATAGTTGGCTTAAGTAAACTTCTCTTTAAATAAACAGGCCGAATGGGATGAGCCAGGGTGTGGTGATAAGCAAAATCGAGTTAGTGTATGGGAGATTGAAACTCCTGAAAGCCTTTTTATCTTTCCTCCTATGACTTCGAGTCTAAAACGGCCATTTCAATCCGGATTTTCAGGTAAGTTTCTTAATTCTTTAATTCCTATCTTATCAAAATGTCTTATTCTACTTGATCACTAATCACTGGTTAGTTGTGTTCGTTCGATGCAGAAAATGAGTGGGGGACTTTGTTAAGAAGACCTTTTATCAAAGCACCTGAAAATGGAACAATGGATCTCTCAAACTCAATGTCAAATCTCTACCAAGAAAACATAATGAAGATGCTTTATAAACCACAAGTTATCAACAACAATGGAACCTTTTTACCTGTCATGCAACAAGAATATGTTCCTACACGAGTTCCCTTGCAAGATATGAAGTCATCGCAGGCAATAGAGAATCCCAACGTTCATCTTTCAAGTACAGAAAGCATAATACCTAATTCCTTAAACATGCATTCATTGTTAAAAAGTGATCAACCTGAAACATTGCACCCTTTGTCCAAAACTGATAAGCTCAAATTAGAATCCGAGGTGTTACCTGATAATATGTTTGACTTTCCTCCTTTCGAAGGCAGCAGTATTGAGGCCGCAAACCAATTAACATATCATAATAAAAACCAAATCCAGAATCCATCACTCACTCAAACTAGTCCATGGCCTATGCAGCAGCCTCAGTTAGAATCATCGTTGTTGCATCCTCAACTGATTGATACGGTTCAACCTGATTCTTCTATTATAAACAACATGCTTCCTCAGCTAGACGTTGACGAATGGATGACGTATTCTTCCTGCCAACATCAAGTAGTGAATCCCTCTATACCTTCAATGAACCAAGAAGTGTGGGATAATTATGTCAAGAATTTTAACTTGAAGGATCTATCGGATGAAAGCAATAACCAAAGTGAAATTTGTGCCAGTGTTGATGTTAGTAATAGTGTGAATAACACCACTATGGCTGATCCTTCTACTTCGCACACCATTTTCGATGACTTTTGCACAATGAAGGAGAAAGATTTTCAGCAACCTCAAGATTGCATGGTCGGCAACTTAAGTTCTAGTCAGGATGGCCAGTCTCAGATAACCTCCGCAAGTCTAGCTGAGTCACACGCCTTTCCTCTGCGAGACAACTCGGGTGGTACATCTTCAAGCCatgttgattttgatgaaagtaGCTTTCTGAATAATAACTCATGGAAGCAAGTAGCTGCACCGATCCGAACCTACACAAAGGtaacattttttaatgaaatattGGCATGAAAATATTGTTTTGTTCAACATGTTTCAATTGTGAATAACATCATCATggtattgttttattttgtgtgaTAGGTGCAAAAAGCAGGTTCTGTAGGAAGATCAATTGATGTAACTACTTTCAAGAACTATGAAGAGTTGGTCCGCGCTATTGAATGCATGTTTGGACTGGACGGTCTGCTGAATGACACAAAGGGTTCCGGATGGAAATTAGTATATGTAGATTATGAGAGCGATGTTCTACTTGTTGGAGATGATCCTTGGGAGTAAGTTTCTTACCCTTCTCTCTTTTAATGTTTGATCTTCCACACTTAAGCCTATGCTTGGAATCACGGTggtatgtcagaatcacggtgaGTCACTGTGATTTTCTAAAAGCTACACTTTAAAGCTTCTCAAAATTACAGTGAGTCGCCGTGATTCTTACATACTCTCCGTAATACCAAACATGCTATAAGTTTAATAGCATTATTATGGTTTAATCTTTTGAACAAAAGTAAAATGAGCCTTTTAGAGATTAAAACTTTTGGAACAATGTTGTGATCTTGTGCAGGGAATTTGTGGGATGTGTCCGCTGTATAAGAATATTATCGCCTTCAGAAGTTAAAGAGATGAGTGAAGAAGGGATGAAGCTTCTCAACAGTGGAGCATTGCAAGGAATCAATGTTTGATATGTTCTTGTAACCTTGTCATTAACAAAATGTTATTGTAATGTATGAACTAAAATAACATTCATTTAGGATTGCAGCATTGGTAATGGTAGGTATGTATGGACCATACAACCCTTCAAGGGGGGAATATGAGTCCTCTTTAGTTTATGACAGAAAAAAGTCATGATGTTTAATGAATCAAAAGGTTAACATACCTTAATTTGTATTGTATTCTTGGAAGCAAGTGGAAGTATTAGTATTATATTATGCTTTATGTTTTATCACTCTCTTTATTGAATCTTTGTCAAATAATCAACCATCAGATATTAAATGTTgggttataacttataagcctGAACTTAGCAAataatagaagaaaaatgaaaacaatataCAC from Trifolium pratense cultivar HEN17-A07 linkage group LG1, ARS_RC_1.1, whole genome shotgun sequence includes these protein-coding regions:
- the LOC123910767 gene encoding auxin response factor 5, which codes for MSSLEEKVKSVGAAGVGGGLVAEMKLLKEMQEHCGVRKTLNSELWHACAGPLVSLPQVGGLVYYFPQGHSEQVAASTRRTATSQIPNYPNLPSQLLCQVQNVTLHADKETDEIYAQITLQPLNSEKEVFPISEFGLSKSKHPTEFFCKTLTASDTSTHGGFSVPRRAAEKLFPPLDYTIQPPTQELVVRDLHDNTWTFRHIYRGQPKRHLLTTGWSLFVGSKRLRAGDSVLFIRDEKSQLRVGVRRANRQQTTLPSSVLSADSMHIGVLAAAAHAAANRSPFTIFYNPRACPSDFVIPLAKYRKSVYGTQLSVGMRFGMMFETEESGKRRYMGTIVGIGDVDPLRWPGSKWRNIQAEWDEPGCGDKQNRVSVWEIETPESLFIFPPMTSSLKRPFQSGFSENEWGTLLRRPFIKAPENGTMDLSNSMSNLYQENIMKMLYKPQVINNNGTFLPVMQQEYVPTRVPLQDMKSSQAIENPNVHLSSTESIIPNSLNMHSLLKSDQPETLHPLSKTDKLKLESEVLPDNMFDFPPFEGSSIEAANQLTYHNKNQIQNPSLTQTSPWPMQQPQLESSLLHPQLIDTVQPDSSIINNMLPQLDVDEWMTYSSCQHQVVNPSIPSMNQEVWDNYVKNFNLKDLSDESNNQSEICASVDVSNSVNNTTMADPSTSHTIFDDFCTMKEKDFQQPQDCMVGNLSSSQDGQSQITSASLAESHAFPLRDNSGGTSSSHVDFDESSFLNNNSWKQVAAPIRTYTKVQKAGSVGRSIDVTTFKNYEELVRAIECMFGLDGLLNDTKGSGWKLVYVDYESDVLLVGDDPWEEFVGCVRCIRILSPSEVKEMSEEGMKLLNSGALQGINV